The Corythoichthys intestinalis isolate RoL2023-P3 chromosome 1, ASM3026506v1, whole genome shotgun sequence genomic interval agtctgcACGCTATAaaccaatgctgtattgtgtgaTACTGACCCggatgacgtcacattcgcattcctcctcaatccaggaagtcactcattttcatggtgccggattcaaaaaaatgaatatataaatcgatcacttccacacacatccaagcggtccattccatttaggagcataaaataccgtgggaaatatgaaataaacatgctttttgcaggCATAGACACTTTAACATTAAAAGAATACATTAGTACATATAAAATAGTATTGATAAAAAATACTAAATATAGAAAAGTATATGGAAAATACAGctagaaaaataaaacatgaaaatatattttaaattttttttttttatcaatttttaaatgataaaaaatgaggatctatgaaaatcttttttatattttcatctataaaaaacattttagtaattttgaaaaatgttcaTATATTTATTGATGTACTTATGTATTCCCCCCAAtttcttttgttaaatgtaaattcagacGTGGAGGTTTTACAACTACCAACAGAATTTGCTTGCAGCAAATTCCCTTAACACTAGATGTCCCCAGAGagccatggatttttttttcaaccacaTGAAATTCCAAGTTCAGTAAAATATGATGTGTATGTGATCCACGAATGTGTGTGTGCCATGCGATTatacattttgttgtttttgtcgttGTCACAGGAGGGTTTTTGCAAGTGGTGCGTCAGACATTCCGGTCAGGACTTGTCAATGAAGACGGCGCTGCTGGCCGCGGCCGGCGTGGGCTTGGCCGGACTGACCTTCCTGCTGGGCCGCTAACCGGCTGCATTCATCCCGAATCCCCATCCGTCcattttctttttcagtcttacatCAACTCGGGCCGTACGGCCGAATGttttcacgcacacacgcgcGCCCACTGGCGCTGGTTTTTGGTTCCACGTGATTGTACAAAACCCATCTGGATGCCTTCTTCACACACGTCAACGCGACCGCCTGGTTTTGCTGTGACGTGtaaattaatatattatatttatatcaAATGAAACCCTTTTTTTCTAGACTGACCTGTAATCTTTTGGCTGGtttggttttgaaagtgtttgattTTGCGTGTTTGTTGGGCCCAGTCAGCAGAGCTGACGTGGCCAGTTATCAACGGTGCTAATTGTTTTTGAAATGTCAACtcttactgttttttttgtttgtttttttaaatgccagggACCAATGAATTTTCAGAACTAGAACCTGACAACCTATTTTTACATTGATTTGCTTGTATTTATTTGTCACCCTTTTTGTAATAAAAAGTCAAGAGTTTGTGTTGTCATGGTACAGTAAATCCCAGTTTATGGCATTGATTATATGGTGTGTAAATTTAAACTATGGCCGCGAAGAACTGACTAATGGCAAGCTAATCAGTTACCAAATTCGCTAGCATTTCTAGTCCATTTATCCATTAAAGGTCTATGGTACAGTTTTAGAGTTTGGGTTTAGGGTTTCAAAGCAAGGTTCCAAACTAGTGTTATGTTTCAAATCAGGGTTTCAGAATAGGGTTTAAAACTACTCGGTTGAGTACCCCAAATAGTGTCTGAAACTAAGGTTATAATTTGGGTTTcagttccaaagtagggtttaaCATTTCTACAGGGTTCCaaattaaatggtaaatggacagtacttgtatagcgcttttatcTGCATGATTACCATGCCGaaggcgctgtcaacccattggaggcaaatcagggttcagtgccttgcccaagggcacttcaacAGTGGGCTGTCGTAGCTGGGAAtcgaaccactgacccttcggtccaaggTCAAGgctagctaccaactgcgccactgcGGGCTTCAAATGTGGTTTAGCGTTCCAAAGTATGGTGTCAACCGGGTTGGGGTTTCAAATTAGGGTTCCGAACAAAGGTTAGGGTttcattgcctggcacggccacactgttctccctgtattttttaaaacaccgagagaatagtctgggatccAGCTCATTGGCCTCTCGAGCACGAACAAAAGTAACCGTGCAATCAGGttcgtttatttgtgtgacATATTCTTAATGAGCAATGGcattcttgcgcgtcggaagtcgtctcctcaACAACAcaaatggcgaacgggagaggcgagaatatgttccagtccgcggtaaattcagttttaaatgaccaaaaacagacagagtcgctaaaaccaactgTGTTGCACTAGCCattttgaataaactccgctctcgtcgtatgctggaacagcggtgactctggagttccaggcaaggggtttccagggtgttttttaaaatagggtTTAATTGGGGTTTCAAACTTGGGTTAGGGTTTCACAGTTATGTTTAGAGTCAGGGTTTTGATCCAGGGGTTAGGGTTTCAAAGTAAGGTTTGAATTTAGGGTTAATTTCGAATTTAAAATGGGGTTTCAAAGTAGGGTTTAATAGTGGGATTATGGAGTTGGGGATTCAAATTAATGTTTCAGACAAGAGGTAGGGTTTCAAATTAGCATTCTAAAATTGGTTTTAAATCTCAGGTAAGGGTTTGAAATTATGATTTCAAATCGGTTAgggtttcaaaatagaaaacctAAAACTAGTTTGAAACCTAAACTAAATTTAGGGTTTCAAATTTTAACCACCCGAGGAGCAGAACATGAAGTATTAGCTTTCCAAcagaattgttttaaaatgcaacTGAGTCAATGAAATCCAATAAAATTTACAGTAGCCGTTTATTGTCATTGCAGATATTTCAGATTTAAAAAGGTACAATCCGCAAAGGGAACAAATACAACTAAAAtgactcattaaaaaaaaaaaatcttaaaatggCAAGTAAAAACAAATCTACTTAGTTGCAGTAACATGAGAAATTACTTTCCACTCTAGTCTCAAAGCTGGCGGTGGGTGTCTGATTAAAAACAATCCGCGAGTGATAGTCTTAATTCAATGGCTGATTCTTTTTTTAAGCCTTTTACTAGGCATCCATCTTTTCCTTTGCGCCATCCACCGAGCCGAGCTCCCCCTCTTCCTTGGGCGTGGTGACGGTGACGAAGGGCTGGCCACCTGCTGCTTGAGGAGAGGGCGGAGCCTATAAAGcgcaaaaaaaaactaattttcaGACTAGAGTAGAAGGAAAAAGTAGTTTGAAATGAACTACGATGAACAAGTTCAAAATGAACAACGATAAAAAACAAGTTCCAAATGAACTATGACCACCAGTCTCCCTCGGAACCTACAGTTCGCAAAAAAATCATGTAATTAACAGCCctaagacaaaaaaatgaaatagtgGACTGAATGACAATGCATACACAACCATAGAATTTACTTTCCAATTATGTGGAATTACAGGCTGAATGCTGCTCCCGACTGGCTAACTTGTAACCTACAGGCAACACTTGCACCAATAAGTCCATCTGTGAGCACGCATGCCCGCTACTGGAAACTGGTAACCTACAAAAGGCTGTCCTTTGCTTTCTAACTCCCAAGTAAAATGCCGCAATTAATAAATCAGCCCCAATACAAAAAATCGGGCTCTGGAGGATCAAAAAATACTGGCTGTTTCAAGTCGATCATTTCAGGAATGACAGAGGAGTAggacttcacagttggtatccgCAAGAACAACAACACGAGTGGAGATTTGCATTCAGGCCATCAGCCTGTATAAAAGAAATATAGCCAAGAAACTAGCCTACCTGTTGGCCAGGCTGTCCGTAGCTCTGGCTAAGTTTGGCAAAGGTCCCGGCCATTCCCGCCTGAGTGGTCACCTTCAGCGCTGCTTTGAACATTTTTGGTGTGTCGGGTCGGACCGGAATCACCCGCCCGCCGGCTTCGCCGCCTCCCTTTTCCTCCGGCTTCTGGTCCTTGGACAGCATGCTCCTGAAGGACAAAAAAGAATGCAGCTCCTCAACTTTTGCATCACGTCGCCCAGACATTCCCTATCGGTTACTTGGCCTTCTTGCGCAGAAGTTTCTGGGACTCGGGATAATGGAGCAGGATGTCTGCCAGGTCCTTCTTGTCCAGGATAAACAGGTTGGCGAAACCATGCGCCTTCACATTGGCTGTGCGCCGGTTCCCTCCGCCACCTGCCAACAAACTGATCAATAGAAAGCACTAGGTGAGCAACTCCACATTGGCCTTCCTCAACCTCTACTTCCTGAATGTAGTTTTTTGCTCACTCTACGTATTACAAAAAGATTGAAGGTGGTGACCTTATCTCGCCAAAGACGGAACCGGCCCTAATGGTTACGAAAACAGTCTGAAGGTCCGGACCGCCCACTACTTGCACTTCGCCCTGCTTGATGATGTACATCTCCCTGCCGATCTCACCCTACCGCAAAGGAAGGAAGAACGCCATCATGCACACGAAAGCAATCCCTTGGAGGGCAGGAGGGACGCGGACCTTCTTGCAGACAAAGTCTCCCGGCAGGTAGACGACTGATTTGAGTCTGGTCAGCATGTCGAAGACCATCTGACGATCACAGCCCTGACACACACCGACACGCTGGCACACAGGCGTCGGCTTTGGACGCGCGACGTGCTGAGCAAGCCACCGACCTGGAAGAGCGCCACCTTGCTCACGATGGCATAGTTGACGTCCACGGCCATGTCCAGTCTCATCTTGGCGGGAAGCTGCACCAGCAACTCCTGCTCGTCTAAAGCACAGGATGGCACGCAATGGGCAAAATACGCTCAAAATGTTGACGGCCGGTTATATAATTACCCAGCATGCCTTGGCTCTTCCATGTGTAGTCGTACCATGTCTTGATGCGGTTCTGCACGGGCTTGGGGATGTTGTACAAGTTCATGTACTTGGAGGTGGCGTCCATGCATGCGCGGTAGTAGTTCTCCCCCGCCGTAGCCGCCCCCACCACGTCCCTCATCTGGAATGCTAGCTTTCAGTTAGGCAGTCCCATGTAGATGGAGAAGCGCTACTTTTGGCTGGCACCTACTTGTCCGATCATGATGGAGAATGCAAAGACGCCCACAAAATAGTTGAGGAGCTGGAAGCAGATCTCAAAGACAGTGGTCGGGTCCGGAAGGCCGCCGATGGTGATCAGCGTCTTCACCGCGAAGTAGTAGCAGCGCACGTAGCTGGATGTGGGCGCAAGGAGGTCATTTTACACACTTGCGACTACAGTTTGCAAGTTGACGGCGGATGTTCCTAAAGTGCAAGGCTATCTTAGTTGCTTACGCGTTGCCTTTGCCGTCGTAGACCCACTTGGTGGAGCCCAGGCCTTGGTAGTCGGAGCCCCAATAGAAGAGGCACGCGTTGATGTGCAACGAGTAAAGTAGGTAGGTGGAGGTCCGGATCACCCTGTGAGACGAGCACCGTTTTAGTCCGGCGCTGACCAGACCCCAAATGCCACTTGGCTCACCTGTAGATATAGGCCTTCTTCATCACCGCCTCCATTCTGTCGTTGAACTCGAAGAAAACATGGTACTGTGAGAGATACGCCACACGTTAAATCCTGCTGCTTCGGCCGAGCAGTTGAAAAGCAATCAAATGAAACCTTGAGCAGACGAGGGAATCGTAGCAGAGAGTTGACCCCAGTCCAGTAGTAAAAGATCTCCAAAGGAAACAGACTGGCTACATCCATCTGGAGAGCAGAGCAAAGCAAAAACTACCACTAGATGTGGTGTAGGCCGGTTCTTTTTGTGTGTCTCTAGAACGCCCCTACGCCGGAACTGTTCCAGACATTCTTTCAAGACCGGGACAGAGACTCCAGTTATTCCAGGCTACCTCAAGATGTAATCTAGACCAGCTCATCTCCATTGTGCCACtagatcacaggtgtcaaagtaATTCCACAATGGCACAAGTGGATGCAGGTTTTCCTTCCAATCCACAAAAGCAGAAGTGGATGCAGGTTTTCCTTCCAGCCAgtgagtgtaatcagttgattgcagtcaggtattgCTTGTTTCAGCAAAAACCTCTTTGGTCTAACACTCTGTACTGTTtcagttggaatgaaatcctgcacccacttcgACCTTTGTGGAATTGCTTTGACACCTATGCTTTAGATGATTGGTGACTTGGGCCCGAATTCCTCAAAATGTGATCTCAATTGGTAGTTCTGACGCGTCTTGAGGTTGCATCTTCAATTCTTCCAGACCAAACGAGGCCAACTCCAGAACAGTCCTAGATTAGCAGGTCGCAGAATATACCTTGAACCTCTCGGTGCTCATGTAGTTTTCTCTCATGGCTTTTGTCTCACACTGAAATCAAACATTAAAGATGGGGTGAGCTTGGAAAGCAGAAAACAGGATGATGACAATATAACAACAAAGAGCTTCTTTGGTCCCTGACCACGATGTCTCCCCCACGGACAAACTGCAGGCGGGGCTGGAAGACCAGAATGTCTGCAATGTAGATGAGGTCGCAGGTGTAGTCGGCCAGGAGCCACAAGTGGCGGTTCTCCGGGGTCTGGTAGGGAAAGGCCCAGCGGACGGGGATCAGCCAAACATTCCAGTTCCATGCCGCCACCACCAGGAACAGCCACAGCACGTAGAGTGGGTCTGTAAATCCACATGGGAATTTGTCACGGACCTGCAATCGCTCACAAAAATGGTCCGTGCCGGCTGAGAAATGGAACTCAACAGCAAGAGTTGTTCGACCATTATTAAAGTGAACCTCGTTTGTCTTTTGACTTGCGCCCGACCGGAATAGGATTAGCTTACATCTGGAATGGTTTTCAAAAGGCACTGACTTGTGTTTTGAATGCCTCTGATGTCACTGAGACAAGTCATAAGCTAGCACAAGCCGGACTCCGGAATGACTCCAGAGTTGTCCTAGACCTTAAGTAAAGTCAAAGCGACTCagatttgggtttttttctaCAAAAGGAGCTGTGCGAGTTCAAACAACCCTCCTTCAGCTAACAGTGGACTTTTGTACCACCTTGATTGTCGAGTGGTTCCAACTTGAGTTCTAAAATGAATTGACCTTGTCTCTGTAATGCCTAAACTGTGTCTTCAGACTGCTTCTGAGGTGGTTTGGGTCCGTTTCTAGAATGTCCTATGAGGTAATTGATACCAACCAGTGAATGGGTCCATGCTGGAGGGGAAGCGGAAGTCCCCAATGACTCGGAGCCATTTGGGCATGTTGGGAAGTTTAGGAATTTGAATATCATATCCCAGAAGTTGAAAGTGTAAGGACGCCTCTTCTTCTGTTTCTTTCTTTCCACTAGCGGGAGCATCCGTCTTTTCTTCTGCAGCCGGAGGCAGCAGAGCTTTGTTAGGAGCTTCGGCCACATGACAAAGGGAAAAAGTCAGATATCGTTAGCTGCTCCTTATGTATCTCTGAGTTACAAGAACAATGAAGGAATGCTCCTGAGCTTAGAAGAAGGTGATTGCAAATTGCAATTGCATCCTCCGGGATGAGGATATGGAAACTTACAGGAGGGGGGACTTTCTTGCTCCGACTCGTCCGGGTCGATCAGACGGTCTTTGTGACGTTCCGTCCGACCTTTGAAGAGCCGGACGAGCTGGCTGAGGCGGTCTTGGATCACCACGCTGCCGACGCTAGCTGCCGACGCCGGACGGCCGCTGGGCAAGGACGGATGTGAGACGGATGGACTGGGCACGCAAATCGGGTTTATACTCACTCTGTGATCAGTGTGTCTCCCAGACCGGACGGCGCTGCGAGCCGTTCTCTCGTCGACCTGTCATCTTCCTCCTCATCTTCTGAGAGACCGGCGCTTCCGCTGGGCCAAGACCAAAAGGGAGAGATCTCCATGCTTGTCCAGACCGTGTGGCTCATGGGGTGACTGTCTATCTCTCGAGATCCGAACGGTATTGCGTATCACCTGAGTTTTGACAGAGCGGTATCACCGACAGTCAGCGTAGAGGCGCAGCCCGGTGTCGCCGTCGTCTTGGGGACGGCCGCAACCTTTTCAGCTTCCGGTTCTGCGCCTGCCAGACCGCGATCACGTGAACAAAGAACGGATGACACCCTGCGCCAACCGATTAGGAGGATTGACGCGGCCACCAGAGACAGTGACGTGACCGTGTTTGAGCCATTGATAAAATGGTACTTTGATGATCAGAAGACATTGTTGTTACCTTCTTCTGCAACCTCTGCTCCTCTTTGAACCTAAAAGTCAAGCCAAGTCATTTTGGCGCGATCAGACAAAGTAAGGAAAAAGGCCGAATTTTACCGTCATCTCGCCAAGCGTGTCGGTTGCCTGTGCCTCAGCCCCACCTTCAGGCGAGGGCCTGCTGAGTAATAAGAAAGACTTCCAATTAGCTACTGAATTTGTACCATGACCAGGAACTTACTCAGAGTAAATtcattttccccactgaattgcCATTCATCCATTCAAAACGAGACCAAAATATTGCTGCCAATAGCAATATATCTGCTGAAAACAATTTCTGTGAGAAAAAACGAAACCCATTTAATGATAGGTTATAACCGAATGTTGAGGGAAAACGGAAATGATGACAATAACTGTTGGGTTATACGTACACATTTAAGGGTTGTATCCTAGCGAGTGACATCAGGAGCTAAAGAGAAAACTGCAGTGGACAGTGGCTCCTTGCAAGTGCTCTCTATTTTACTGTTGGACCATCTGTGGAGGTTGCTAGCAAGTTGTATTATTGCAGGGCTTCAAAAGGCCCACTAGACCTTGCACGATATGTTCTTGTGGACACCATCTGCCATTACTGAATATATCAGGCCAGTGCGGATTCAGTCTCACGGAATGTCAACAGGGCACCCTGTGGTTCTAAAATTCTAGGGATGCAAGTAGACCAGGGGTgaccaaccctggtcctcgagagccgcaatacagcttgttttccatgtctccctcctttaacacacgtgaatcaaatgatcagctcattagtaagctctgcagttgcctgataacaatcctgataatttgattcaggtgtgttggaggagggagacatgcaaaacaagctggattgtgGCTCTCaaggaccagggttggccacccctAAAGTAGACCATTTAAGTGGCCTCCAGACCATGGTGGATTTGCAGTCATTACACTGGCTTactgtgagtcaaaggatagactagaaAATCTTACTGCcattctacaaaacacttaacggTCTTGAACTAAAATACACGTTTGATgaatatgaaacatctagaacgATTTGCTGTGTTTGAAGAACAAGATCTAATAAATATGGCAAGTGAGGTTTAGAGTTGTTAGTGTCAGTGTTAGTGCTATTGCTATTGTTATATTCATTATTACTATGACAGACAGGCAGTGAACTCACTCGGACTGGTCCTCGTTTTCCTCTTCCAGGATGTTAGGAAGTCTGTTGATCACAAAAGACAAAACCACAATCACACAATGCTTTTGTAAGGTTCTGCTCTCAACTGCATTCCGTCTGTCCGTGGCGATGGGCAGCGCAATCCAGATAACCAATCACAGTGCAAGttattatttttggtcattgaAAAAGTTAAGAATGCCATTT includes:
- the LOC130913744 gene encoding cyclic nucleotide-gated cation channel beta-3-like isoform X1, with amino-acid sequence MSWLLKMLPRPPETQPGDPQQDQSKWEEAATTSRERPVLRAPVISVESGAKEEATPHTERQDAAVPAVVTGWLVDSLWRLLPRPKQEADSSAPESIQGKSELRSDAKRPTEKEQKDQVADERWLPPMEMKEVEKDASQALLAHVEGRLRRERLEAARAAEDAARRAAREAIRQLEAEHSAADTRCLADESHEQLPNILEEENEDQSDRPSPEGGAEAQATDTLGEMTVQRGAEVAEEGAEPEAEKVAAVPKTTATPGCASTLTVGDTALSKLSGSAGLSEDEEEDDRSTRERLAAPSGLGDTLITDGRPASAASVGSVVIQDRLSQLVRLFKGRTERHKDRLIDPDESEQESPPSSPNKALLPPAAEEKTDAPASGKKETEEEASLHFQLLGYDIQIPKLPNMPKWLRVIGDFRFPSSMDPFTDPLYVLWLFLVVAAWNWNVWLIPVRWAFPYQTPENRHLWLLADYTCDLIYIADILVFQPRLQFVRGGDIVCETKAMRENYMSTERFKMDVASLFPLEIFYYWTGVNSLLRFPRLLKYHVFFEFNDRMEAVMKKAYIYRVIRTSTYLLYSLHINACLFYWGSDYQGLGSTKWVYDGKGNAYVRCYYFAVKTLITIGGLPDPTTVFEICFQLLNYFVGVFAFSIMIGQMRDVVGAATAGENYYRACMDATSKYMNLYNIPKPVQNRIKTWYDYTWKSQGMLDEQELLVQLPAKMRLDMAVDVNYAIVSKVALFQGCDRQMVFDMLTRLKSVVYLPGDFVCKKGEIGREMYIIKQGEVQVVGGPDLQTVFVTIRAGSVFGEISLLAGGGGNRRTANVKAHGFANLFILDKKDLADILLHYPESQKLLRKKAKSMLSKDQKPEEKGGGEAGGRVIPVRPDTPKMFKAALKVTTQAGMAGTFAKLSQSYGQPGQQAPPSPQAAGGQPFVTVTTPKEEGELGSVDGAKEKMDA
- the LOC130913744 gene encoding cyclic nucleotide-gated cation channel beta-3-like isoform X2; translated protein: MSWLLKMLPRPPETQPGDPQQDQSKWEEAATTSRERPVLRAPVISVESGAKEEATPHTERQDAAVPAVVTGWLVDSLWRLLPRPKQEADSSAPESIQGKSELRSDAKRPTEKEQKDQVADERWLPPMEMKEVEKDASQALLAHVEGRLRRERLEAARAAEDAARRAAREAIRQLEAEHSAADTRCLADESHEQLPNILEEENEDQSEPSPEGGAEAQATDTLGEMTVQRGAEVAEEGAEPEAEKVAAVPKTTATPGCASTLTVGDTALSKLSGSAGLSEDEEEDDRSTRERLAAPSGLGDTLITDGRPASAASVGSVVIQDRLSQLVRLFKGRTERHKDRLIDPDESEQESPPSSPNKALLPPAAEEKTDAPASGKKETEEEASLHFQLLGYDIQIPKLPNMPKWLRVIGDFRFPSSMDPFTDPLYVLWLFLVVAAWNWNVWLIPVRWAFPYQTPENRHLWLLADYTCDLIYIADILVFQPRLQFVRGGDIVCETKAMRENYMSTERFKMDVASLFPLEIFYYWTGVNSLLRFPRLLKYHVFFEFNDRMEAVMKKAYIYRVIRTSTYLLYSLHINACLFYWGSDYQGLGSTKWVYDGKGNAYVRCYYFAVKTLITIGGLPDPTTVFEICFQLLNYFVGVFAFSIMIGQMRDVVGAATAGENYYRACMDATSKYMNLYNIPKPVQNRIKTWYDYTWKSQGMLDEQELLVQLPAKMRLDMAVDVNYAIVSKVALFQGCDRQMVFDMLTRLKSVVYLPGDFVCKKGEIGREMYIIKQGEVQVVGGPDLQTVFVTIRAGSVFGEISLLAGGGGNRRTANVKAHGFANLFILDKKDLADILLHYPESQKLLRKKAKSMLSKDQKPEEKGGGEAGGRVIPVRPDTPKMFKAALKVTTQAGMAGTFAKLSQSYGQPGQQAPPSPQAAGGQPFVTVTTPKEEGELGSVDGAKEKMDA